In the Alistipes provencensis genome, CGTGATCGTGGGCCGCACCGTGACGATCGATTCGCTGCTGGACGAGGAAGGGTACGACGCCGTCTTCATCGGCTCGGGCGCCGGACTGCCCCGCTTCATGGGCATCCCGGGCGAGAACCTCAACGGCGTGGTTTCGGCCAACGAGTTCCTCACGCGCGCCAACCTGATGCACGCCTATGACAAGGAGTACGACACCCCGATCTACGTCGGACAGCGCGTGGTGGTCGTGGGCGGCGGCAACGTGGCGATGGACGCCGTGCGCACGGCCAAGCGGCTGGGCACCGAGGCGACGATCGTCTACCGCCGTTCGGAAAAAGAGCTCCCGGCGCGTGTCGAGGAGGTCCACCATGCCAAGGAGGAGGGCATCCGCTTCCGCATGCTGACCAATCCCACCGAGGTCCTCGGCGACGAAAAAGGCTGGGTGACGGGCCTGCGGTGCGTGGAGATGGAGTTGGGCGAACCCGACGAGAGCGGCCGCCGGTCGCCGGTAGTTAAGGAGGGATCGGATTTCGAAATCCCCTGCGACGTGGTCATCATGGCGCTGGGCACCTCGCCCAACCCGCTGCTGGCCGCCACGACCGCCGGGCTGGAGACCACCCGCCGGGGCTGCATCACGGCCGACGAGCACGGAGCCACCACCCGCAAGGGCGTCTTCGCCGGGGGCGACGCCGTAACGGGCGCCGCAACGGTAATCCTGGCCATGGGCGCCGGACGCACGGCGGCCCGGGCGATCGACGAGTATATTAAATCACTCTAAAGAGTTACAAGTCAGGGAAATTTTCGTAAATTTGCGGCGTCAAAAAACCTTTAAAGACACACAAGCAAATGAAAAGCATCAAATTTCTGGCAGCCGTTGCAGCCCTCTGCGGGCTGGCAGCCTGCGCCGACAAAACCCCGAAGACCTTCGAGGGTTTCATCGCCGACGCGTCGATGAACACCGTCACCGTCAAGGCGCTGACCGCCGACGAGACCTACACCTTCTCGACGATGGACGCCGATAAGAGCGAGGCCGAAGGCCTGCTGCTGGGCGCTCCGGTGGTCGTGGACTACACGGGCAAGCTCGAGGACGGCGCCGCAGCCACGAAAGTCGCCACCGACCCCACCTATGCCGAAGCCGTAGGCCGGTGGACGATGCCCGACCCGATCGATCCCGAAGGTGTGATGGGCGTCGAAATCATGGTCGAGGGCGCTGCGCAGTCAATCAACATGGCCACGCTGGTCTATTCGTCGTGGGAGCTTCAAGGCGAAGCCGACAAAATCCTGCTCAAAGGGCAGAGCATCGGCAACGGCCAGACCATCGACTTCACCCAGACGGGCGTGATCGCCAAGGATGCCGAGGGCCGATACACCCTGACGATCGAGGGCACCGAGACGGTCTACACCAAGGCCGAATAACCCCTGCTGTTATAGAAAAAAGCCTCCGGAGTTCCGGAGGCTTTTTCGTTTCATCATCGCCCGATCAACTGCCTCACCCGCTCTGCGATCATCGCAGGGGTCACGGCTTTCAGGCAGCGATAGTCGCCGTAACGGCAGGGCTTGCTGCCGAATACGGAACAGGGGCGGCACGTCATGTCGGCCTGCAGAATCCCCTGCGGATCGCACCCGTAACCCAAGAATCCCAATCCGGGATGCGTCGCGCCCCACACCGACACCACGGGCGTGGCCACGAGCGCCGCCAGATGCATGACCAGCGAATCCATCGACACCACGCAGTCGAGGTTGGCGATCAGGTCCATCTCCCCGTCGAGGCGGACCTTGCCGAACAGCGCCGTGACGTTGGGATACATGCGCTCCATCTCCTCGGCGAACTGTTGTTCGCCTCCTCCGCCGCCGTGGATGAAGACCCGGTCGTAACGCTCCGCCAGCAGCCGCACCGCCTCGCGGCTCTGCTCCCCGGGATAGGTCTTGCCCTGCTGCGCCGAGAAAGGGGCGAATCCCACCCAGACGCCCTCTTTGGGGCCGAACGGATTGGGACGCTCCTGCCGGCGGACAGGTTCCGGATCGTCGAACACGAACCCCAGCCGGCGAAACGTGTCGCAGTAGCGCAGCACAGTATGGCGCAGCGGCTCCATGCCGCGGCTCCCGCAGCGGATGAACTGCCGTTTCTCCGCGCGGCCCTTGTGAATGAATGCCACGGGGATGCCGTGGAGACTCATCGAGAGACGGAAGGCCCGGGAGCGCAGCACGTCGTGCACGTCGGCCACGGCATCCACACCCAGCCACCGGGCCTCGGCAGCCAGCCGCCACATGCCCCGCAGGGAGTGGTGGGCGCCTTTGAGGTCGACATCGAGAAAATCCACGCCCAGCCCCTCGAAGAACGGTTTGAACATCGGCCGCGTCGCCACCGTGACCCGCAGGCCGGGATAGGCGGACATCAGCGCACGGAGCGCATGCGGCAGCATCGCCACATCGCCCATCGCAGAAGTCCGCAGCACCAGCAGATGACGCGGGAGTTCCCTATTTTTTCTGGCCATAGAGCACCGGATTCAGCGCCGGGTCGTTGTACATCTTCATCTGCTTGTAGGTCTTCATGTACTTGCGGCCCGCCTCGATATCCTCGATCAGCTCCTCGATGGACCGCGAAAGGTCGGCCTGCTGCGAGAGCAGCACGTCGAGCTTTTTCCGGCAAGCCGCCCGGTGTTCGTCGTCGACGTCCGTGCGCTCCGCCTCGCGCGCCATGTGGTAGATTTTCAGGGCGAGGATCGACAGCCGGTCGATGGCCCACGCCGGAGTTTCGGTGTTCAGCCGGGCGTCGGGAGCCGGCACGATCTCCTTATATTTGTCCAGCAGGTAGGAATCGACATACTCCACCATGTCCGTGCGGTCCTGATTCGACTTGTCGATGCGGCGCTTGATCTTCAACGCCTCCGCCGGATCGATCGCCGGGTCGCGGATGATGTCCTCCAGATGCCACTGCACGGTGTCGATCCAGTTTTTATGATAGAGCAGGTGGTCGATCGTTCCCGGGGCATAGGGGTTGTCGATCGGATGGTCGACATCGTCCCAGCGGTGATATTCCTCGATAGACCGGTTGAAAATACGATTCGCGTTTTCGGTAAACATAGCTTGCGGTTTATTCGATTATTGTTATTTTCATCGGAAAATTATACCTTTGTCGGTAACTGTTAAACAAAGATAATGACTTTTTCCAAAAAAGCAATATCCCTCGCGGGAATCCTTCTCTGCTGCGCGGTGCAGCTCGGGGCGCAGGTGCGCCAGACACGCGAAGAATACGTCAGCCGTTACATGTCGATCGCCGTGGCCCACATGGAGCGCTACGGCATCCCGGCGAGCATCACCATGGCGCAGGGCATCCTCGAATCCGACTGCGGCAACAGCCTGCTGTCGATGCGGTCGAACAACCATTTCGGCATCAAGTGCAAGCGCAACTGGACGGGCGAGAAGGTCTACCACGACGACGACGCCAAAGGCGAATGTTTCCGCGCATATCCTTCGGTCGAAGCCTCCTATCAGGACCACGCCGAGTTCCTCGACTCGCAGCCCCGCTACGACTCGCTCTTCGCCTACCCGTCCGACGACTACAAAAGCTGGGCACGGGGTTTGAAGGCCGCGGGATACGCCACGGCGCCCGACTATGCCCAGCGGCTCGTGCGGATCATCGAGGAGAACCAGCTCTTCCTGCTGGACCGTCCCGACGGCATGCACCTCTACGCCACGCGCTACGGACTTCCGCGCGACCCCGAGGAGTGGTTCTCGTCGCAGAGCAGCGTGGAGCGCACGGCCGAGGCCGGAACGGCCATCGACCCGGACAACTACCGCGTAACGATCAACGCCCATGCAGGCTACAACGTCTATGCCACCAACGGCGTGCACTACGTCACGGCCAAGGAGAACGACACGTTCGAGAACATCGGCGGGAAGTTCCGCCTCTCGGCGCGCAACCTGCGCAAGTTCAACGACCTGAAGGACAAGAAGGCGCAGCCCGTTCCGGGCGAAGTGGTCTACATCGAGCGCAAGAAGAAGCGCTGGACGGGCAACGCCCAGCATCACATCGCGCGTCAGGGCGAGACGGCCTACTCCGTCGGGCAGTCCTACGCCATCCGCACGCGGTCGATCGAAAAACTCAACCGCCTCAAGTCCGGCGAGGAGCTGGAGCAGGGGCGCCAGATACGCATCAAGTAAAAAACGACATACAGACCTATGGAAACAACCCCGCTGAGAGCCAAGATACTCGACACGATCATCCGCAAGTCGACCCTCAAACAGAAGGTTTTCGACAACTCGTTCGCAGCGTTCAACACCCTGAAGGAGACTCTGCTGGAGATGGCCTCGGAGATGGACGACGAGCTGGACGGCAAGCTCGACCGCCGCGTGCGGCTCGAATACCGCGACCGCGGCAAGTTCGAGGCCCAGTTGCAGGTGGCCAACGACATCCTGATCTTCCAGATGCACACCGACGTCTTCGAATTCGAGGAAGGGCACCCCATCTGGCAGAATCCCTATGTCGCGGCCGACCGCGAGAACTCCTACTGCGGGCTGGTCAACATCTACAACTTCCTTTCCGACTCGTTCAAGTTCAACCGCAATGCCGACGAGGGCTACCTGATCGGCCGCATCTTCATCAACCGCGAACGCCGCTACTTCGTCGAAGGCAAACAGCAGACCTCGATGCGGGCCGCGGATTTCGGCCGGGAGGAGTTGGACCGCGACGCACTGGTGCCGATTCTCGAATCGGCGATTGATTTCGCGCTGAATTTCGACCTGCTGATGCCTCCCTACGAGGAGAACAAACGCGTGACGGTCGACCAGTTCAACACCAAGATGGACAATTCGAAATTCGTGACCGGCAAACGGCTCGGCTACGATTTCGACATAGAGGATATTTAACCGCACGACCTTGAGAAAGAGACTTTTCACCCTACCCGCGGCGCTTCTGCTCGTCGCGGGGGCTACATACGCCCAGAACGAATACGCCGAGATCGCCCGCCTGCGGAGCCTCAACGAATCGGTGCGCGGCATCCGCCCGATGGCCGACGGCGAACACTACACCACGCTCGACGCGAACAACATCCTGCGTTACAGCTACGCCGCGGACACGCCGGGTGAGAGCATGCTCCCGTCGCCCGCGCCCAACCTCGTTATCAGCGACTACGTCTTTTCGCCCGACGAGCAGACGATCCTCGTCGCCTCGGGCCGCAAGCCCATCTACCGCCACTCCTACACCACCTCCTACTCGCTCATCCGCGACAACCGCGTGCTGCCCGTGCTGCGGCAGGCCGAAGCGCCGCGCGACGCCTCGTTCTCACCCGACGGACAGCAGATCGCCTACTCCGACGGCAACGACCTCTACGTCTACGACATCGCCGCGCAGACCACGCGCCGCATCACCGACGACGGAGCGTGGAATCAGGTCATCAACGGCACGACCGACTGGGTCTACGAGGAGGAGTTCGGCATCACACAGGCCTACGCCTTTTCGCCCGACAGCCGCCGCATCGCCTACCTGCGCTTCGACGAGAGCGAGGTGCCGCTGATGGAGATGATGCGCTTCGACGGCAAGCTCTACAACCGCGCCTACTCGTTCAAATACCCCAAGGCCGGGGAGCGTAACTCCGTAGTCCAGCTCTGGGTGGCGGACCTCCAGACCGGAAGCAAAGAGCGCATCGACACGGGCCCGGAGACCGACCAGTATATCCCCCGCATCGGATGGACGCCCGACGGACGGCCGTGGTTCTACCGTCTCAACCGGCGGCAGAACACGTTCGAGATGATCGTCTGCGAGCCCCACGGGGCCCAGCGCACGGTCTATGAGGAGCGCGCCCGACAGTATGTCGAGCGGGTCGACGACAAGACCGTCACTTTCGTCGACAAGGACCGCTTCCTCGTGCGGCAGGAGAGCCACACGGGCTTCATGCACCTCTACCTCTACAGCCTGCGCCGCGGCATTCTCGGGCAGGTGACCAAAGGCGACTGGGAGGTCACCGAGGTCGTCGGATGCGACGGCAAGCGCGTCTGGTACCTCTCGACCGAGACCTCGCCGCTGCGCCGCAACCTCTACAGCGTGCGTCTCGACGGCAAGGACAAACGCCGCCTCACCACAGGCGAAGGCTACTACACCGCTGCCCCGGCCCCCGGCATGAAATACTTCATCACCACCTTCTCCAACGCCTCGACACCCAACCTCACGGAGGTCTGCGACGCCGAAGGCCGGGTGATCCGCACGCTGGCCGACAGCCGCACCCTGCGCGACGAACTGGCGGCGACGGCACGCCCCGTCAAGGAGTTCTTCACGTTCACGACCGAGCGCGGCGACACGCTCAACGCCTACATCGTCAAACCCCGCGGCTTCGACCCCGCGCAGCGCTACCCCGTGCTGCTGACGCAGTATTCGGGCCCCGGTTCGCAGTCGGTCCGCGACCGCTGGTCGCTCGACTGGGAGGACGCGCTGGCCGACAAGGGCTACATCGTGGTCTGCGCCGACGGCCGCGGCACGGGATTCCGGGGCGAAAAGTTCAAGAAACTCACCTACGGACGCCTCGGAGCGCTGGAGGTCGAAGACCAAATTTCGACGGCCCGCTACATGGCCGCGCAACCCTATGTGGACCCCGCACGCATCGGCATCTACGGCTGGTCCTACGGCGGATTCATGGCCCTGAGCTGCGCCATGAAGGGACACGGGCTGTTCCGCATGGCGATCGCCGTGGCACCCGTCACCTCGTGGCGCTACTACGACACGATTTACACCGAAATCTACAACAACCTCCCGCAGTACAACGCCGCGGGTTACGACGACAATTCGCCGATCAACTTCGCGCGGATGCTCGACGACAAGCGGACGCGCCTCGTGATTATCCACGGCACGGCCGACGACAACGTACATTTTCAGAACACCATGGAGATGACCCGGGCGCTGAACCGCGCCGGCAAGCAGTACGACATGATGGTGTATCCCGATCAGAATCACTCGATGCTGCCCGACGCAACGGCACACATAAGACAGAAAATGATTGATTACACCCTGAAGAATTTATGACGTATTCCATGCAACTCGAAACGCCGATCGGCCCGCTGACGGTCACGGCGACCGAAAAGGCCGTAACGGCCATCCGATTCGGCACACAGGTTCCGGAGGGCTCCACACGCTGCACCGAGGCGGAAGCCACGCCCCTGCTGCGCCGGGCCGCCGAAGAGATCGGCGACTATTTCGCAGGCTTGCGCCGCGATTTTACGCTGCCCCTCGCCCCCGAGGGAACGCCCTTCCAGCAGAAAGTCTGGGAAGCACTGCGCACCATCCCCTACGGCGAGACCCGCACCTACAAGGAGATCGCCATCCAGATCGGCCACAACCAGTCGTTCCGGGCCGTGGGCATGGCCAACAACCGCAATCCGATCGTGGTCGTGGTCCCCTGCCACCGGGTCATCGGCTACGACGGCAAGCTCACGGGATATGCCGGGGGCCTCGACGTCAAGGAGCAGTTGCTCGAATTGGAAAGACGGTAGTCAACAATCCCGATGTAACTCCGGCTGCGCCTGTACCTCGTAAACATTCTTGGAGCGTACCGCGAAGCGAGTCCAGTCATTGAAATTGAAGTAACGCACCACCCATTCGGGATAGGGGCTCCAAACGATTTTGCGCAGTGGCAACGGACTTTTCCCGGTCAGGTCAGGGTCCGGAGAGAGGATCAGCACGCACCGCCCTTCGGCCTTAAACCGCAGGGCAGCCTCCCGTAGCGCCGCGGGAGAGTCGAAATGAAAACATTCGAGATTCTCAGGCATGTAGAAACGGGCCTCGACCACACGGGAAGGGATCGCAAAACGCTGCATATGGCAGTAATAACTCCGCTCGCCCGCCATACAGAGTGCCGCAACAGGCCCTCTGCCGCGGCACCAGTTACGCATGACCTTGTAAAAA is a window encoding:
- the gltA gene encoding NADPH-dependent glutamate synthase codes for the protein MANKIPRVPVREQDPAIRATNFEEVCYGYNPEEAALEASRCLRCKNPRCVGACPVGIRIPDFIAAVHEGRLQEAADIISEDSSLPSICGRVCPQESQCEGACILGIKGEPVAVGKLERFVGDWKLEHGAPVQPAAVRNGRKVAVIGSGPAGLACASDLARMGYEVKIFEALHKVGGVLVYGIPEFRLPKERIVAREIAQVERLGVEIETDVIVGRTVTIDSLLDEEGYDAVFIGSGAGLPRFMGIPGENLNGVVSANEFLTRANLMHAYDKEYDTPIYVGQRVVVVGGGNVAMDAVRTAKRLGTEATIVYRRSEKELPARVEEVHHAKEEGIRFRMLTNPTEVLGDEKGWVTGLRCVEMELGEPDESGRRSPVVKEGSDFEIPCDVVIMALGTSPNPLLAATTAGLETTRRGCITADEHGATTRKGVFAGGDAVTGAATVILAMGAGRTAARAIDEYIKSL
- a CDS encoding lipocalin-like domain-containing protein, with translation MKSIKFLAAVAALCGLAACADKTPKTFEGFIADASMNTVTVKALTADETYTFSTMDADKSEAEGLLLGAPVVVDYTGKLEDGAAATKVATDPTYAEAVGRWTMPDPIDPEGVMGVEIMVEGAAQSINMATLVYSSWELQGEADKILLKGQSIGNGQTIDFTQTGVIAKDAEGRYTLTIEGTETVYTKAE
- a CDS encoding glycosyltransferase family 9 protein, with the protein product MARKNRELPRHLLVLRTSAMGDVAMLPHALRALMSAYPGLRVTVATRPMFKPFFEGLGVDFLDVDLKGAHHSLRGMWRLAAEARWLGVDAVADVHDVLRSRAFRLSMSLHGIPVAFIHKGRAEKRQFIRCGSRGMEPLRHTVLRYCDTFRRLGFVFDDPEPVRRQERPNPFGPKEGVWVGFAPFSAQQGKTYPGEQSREAVRLLAERYDRVFIHGGGGGEQQFAEEMERMYPNVTALFGKVRLDGEMDLIANLDCVVSMDSLVMHLAALVATPVVSVWGATHPGLGFLGYGCDPQGILQADMTCRPCSVFGSKPCRYGDYRCLKAVTPAMIAERVRQLIGR
- a CDS encoding DUF4254 domain-containing protein, which produces MFTENANRIFNRSIEEYHRWDDVDHPIDNPYAPGTIDHLLYHKNWIDTVQWHLEDIIRDPAIDPAEALKIKRRIDKSNQDRTDMVEYVDSYLLDKYKEIVPAPDARLNTETPAWAIDRLSILALKIYHMAREAERTDVDDEHRAACRKKLDVLLSQQADLSRSIEELIEDIEAGRKYMKTYKQMKMYNDPALNPVLYGQKK
- a CDS encoding glucosaminidase domain-containing protein, which produces MTFSKKAISLAGILLCCAVQLGAQVRQTREEYVSRYMSIAVAHMERYGIPASITMAQGILESDCGNSLLSMRSNNHFGIKCKRNWTGEKVYHDDDAKGECFRAYPSVEASYQDHAEFLDSQPRYDSLFAYPSDDYKSWARGLKAAGYATAPDYAQRLVRIIEENQLFLLDRPDGMHLYATRYGLPRDPEEWFSSQSSVERTAEAGTAIDPDNYRVTINAHAGYNVYATNGVHYVTAKENDTFENIGGKFRLSARNLRKFNDLKDKKAQPVPGEVVYIERKKKRWTGNAQHHIARQGETAYSVGQSYAIRTRSIEKLNRLKSGEELEQGRQIRIK
- a CDS encoding S9 family peptidase, producing MRKRLFTLPAALLLVAGATYAQNEYAEIARLRSLNESVRGIRPMADGEHYTTLDANNILRYSYAADTPGESMLPSPAPNLVISDYVFSPDEQTILVASGRKPIYRHSYTTSYSLIRDNRVLPVLRQAEAPRDASFSPDGQQIAYSDGNDLYVYDIAAQTTRRITDDGAWNQVINGTTDWVYEEEFGITQAYAFSPDSRRIAYLRFDESEVPLMEMMRFDGKLYNRAYSFKYPKAGERNSVVQLWVADLQTGSKERIDTGPETDQYIPRIGWTPDGRPWFYRLNRRQNTFEMIVCEPHGAQRTVYEERARQYVERVDDKTVTFVDKDRFLVRQESHTGFMHLYLYSLRRGILGQVTKGDWEVTEVVGCDGKRVWYLSTETSPLRRNLYSVRLDGKDKRRLTTGEGYYTAAPAPGMKYFITTFSNASTPNLTEVCDAEGRVIRTLADSRTLRDELAATARPVKEFFTFTTERGDTLNAYIVKPRGFDPAQRYPVLLTQYSGPGSQSVRDRWSLDWEDALADKGYIVVCADGRGTGFRGEKFKKLTYGRLGALEVEDQISTARYMAAQPYVDPARIGIYGWSYGGFMALSCAMKGHGLFRMAIAVAPVTSWRYYDTIYTEIYNNLPQYNAAGYDDNSPINFARMLDDKRTRLVIIHGTADDNVHFQNTMEMTRALNRAGKQYDMMVYPDQNHSMLPDATAHIRQKMIDYTLKNL
- a CDS encoding methylated-DNA--[protein]-cysteine S-methyltransferase, translated to MTYSMQLETPIGPLTVTATEKAVTAIRFGTQVPEGSTRCTEAEATPLLRRAAEEIGDYFAGLRRDFTLPLAPEGTPFQQKVWEALRTIPYGETRTYKEIAIQIGHNQSFRAVGMANNRNPIVVVVPCHRVIGYDGKLTGYAGGLDVKEQLLELERR